A window of Methanobrevibacter sp. genomic DNA:
ATGAGGAAACCATTCAACAGCTCTACTGTGAGAACTGTGAAAAGTTCCTTCCGGACAGATATGTGGAAGGAATCTGTCCTGTCTGCGGTGCTGAAGCAAGAGGGGACCACTGTGAAGTCTGTGGTAGGGCATTGGACCCTATAGAGCTTGTCGAGCCAAAATGCTTGACCTGCGGAAACACTCCGGTCATCCGTGACAGTACCCAATACTTCTTTAAGTTAAGCCATTTCCAAGAGCAGCTTGAGGATTATATTAGCACAAATGAATACTTGCCACCAAATGTAAGGAATTATGCTAAAAACTGGTTGAAGGAAGGTCTTCAGGATTGGATCATGACCCGTGACATGAAATGGGGTATTCCAGTGCCTTTGGAAGGTGCAGAAGGAAAAGTAATCTATGTATGGGGAGAAGCGTTTTTAGGTTATATCTCATCTGCAGCCCAATGGTCAAGAAAATCCGGCAAGGCTTGGGAAGACTATTGGGATGGTCATGTGGTTCATTTCATCGGTAAGGACATTATTTACCACCACTCTTTATTCTGGCCTGCAATGCTTTTAGGTCATGACTGCAAATTGCCGGATGACATTTTCGCAGGGGAGTTCCTATCCCTTGAAGGCAGAAAGATGTCCACCAGCAAGAACTGGGTCATTTGGGTGGCAGACTTTGTCAAGGACTTTGATTCAGATCTTCTCAGATATTACCTTACCATCAATGCTCCTTTGAATAAGGACACTGACTTCTCTTGGGATGAATTCCAAAGAAGGATCAACGATGAATTGGCTGATGTAATTGGTAATTTCCTCCACAGAACATTCACTTTCACCAATAAGTTCTTTGATGGAAAGGTCCCTGAATATAAGAATCCAAGTGCAGATGACTTGGAATTTGAGAAATCAATTAAGGAATTGCCTGATAAGGTAGGGGAATTGATCTCTGACATGAAATTCAGGGAAGGTCTGGTTGAAATTATACTTACTGCCAAAAAGGGAAACAAATACTTCAATGACCAGGAACCATGGAAAGCGGTTAAGGAAGATATGGAAAAGGCTTCAAACTGTCTTTACTTATCCAACCAATTATGCAAGGCAATGGCTGTCTTGCTCAAACCTTATATTCCAAACAAGGCAGATGCAATCTGTGACATAATCAACATTCCAACTGAAAACGATTGGGACGATGCAAAGGTCTTCTTGGAAACCGGCCATGAGATCAACAAGGCAAAACCATTATTCAAAAAGATTGAAGATAAGGTTATTGAAGCTCAAAAGGAAAAATTATATAAGAACTTGGAAGATTCCGAAAGTGAATCTAAAGATGATAAGAAAGACTCTAAAGACAAGAAGAATGAAGAGGAGTCTAAAGATGAAGGTGAAAAAATGGATTTAATCAGTATTGACGATTTTGCTAAAGTGGAAATCAAGATTGGTAAGATCTTGGAATGTGAAAAGATTGAAAAGTCTAACAAACTATTGAAAACTCAAATTGACATTGGTGACAAAACCATTCAAGTGGTTGCAGGATTAGGTAAAAGATATGCTCCTGAAGACTTGATTGGCAAAAAGGTCCCTGTAGTGACCAACTTGAAACCGGCTAAATTGATGGGAGAAAAGTCTGAAGGAATGATCATGGCTACCGAAAGTGCAGCTATTCTAACTCCAGACGATTGTGAAATCGGCGAATTGCTTATGTAATTTGTCCATTTTACTATTTTTAAATTAATGAATCAAGACAAAAGGCATAGGCAAGATTTTTATTGAACGAAATTGATTTATAATATCCTATTAAATTATAGGTTCTTGGCGGCAAACCTATAAAAGTCCTCACGGTGATATTATGGATGAATCATTGATGATTACAGAGTCTGAAAAATTTCTAAATCAAATAGAGAAGGAAAAATTAGATTTGACCAATCTAAAAAAGGATTTTAAGGATTTGGAGTCCTTTTTGGAAATCTATGAACTTCTCAAAGGCAATTTGGATAAGCTTCAGGAGATGAAGGAGAGTATGGATGAAAGCGGTTACACTGCTCCATTCCGCTCCTTAAATCGTTATGGTTCCCGTGCAAGCGATGATGTGGATTATGAGGAATTGGGTGAGATAAGTCGCCATACCCAAATCTTTAGGAATAGGGCATCTGCCAAGAAAA
This region includes:
- the metG gene encoding methionine--tRNA ligase, which codes for MTKIFISCALPYANGPCHLGHLRSTYIPADIYARYNRMAGNEVLMVCATDEHGTPIAVKADAEGKKPIEIAKRYHDMIAEDIRSCDISLDNFTRTTDELHYKISQDFFKYLYDNGLIYEETIQQLYCENCEKFLPDRYVEGICPVCGAEARGDHCEVCGRALDPIELVEPKCLTCGNTPVIRDSTQYFFKLSHFQEQLEDYISTNEYLPPNVRNYAKNWLKEGLQDWIMTRDMKWGIPVPLEGAEGKVIYVWGEAFLGYISSAAQWSRKSGKAWEDYWDGHVVHFIGKDIIYHHSLFWPAMLLGHDCKLPDDIFAGEFLSLEGRKMSTSKNWVIWVADFVKDFDSDLLRYYLTINAPLNKDTDFSWDEFQRRINDELADVIGNFLHRTFTFTNKFFDGKVPEYKNPSADDLEFEKSIKELPDKVGELISDMKFREGLVEIILTAKKGNKYFNDQEPWKAVKEDMEKASNCLYLSNQLCKAMAVLLKPYIPNKADAICDIINIPTENDWDDAKVFLETGHEINKAKPLFKKIEDKVIEAQKEKLYKNLEDSESESKDDKKDSKDKKNEEESKDEGEKMDLISIDDFAKVEIKIGKILECEKIEKSNKLLKTQIDIGDKTIQVVAGLGKRYAPEDLIGKKVPVVTNLKPAKLMGEKSEGMIMATESAAILTPDDCEIGELLM